The genomic stretch ACTGCATCTTTGGTGCCAGTCACCATGGTCTTGGTGGTGTCCACCCCAGTCTGGATGGCCCCCTTGGCCACATTTGCAGCCCCAGTGAACCCGGTGGACACAGTGTCCTTTGCACCCATGACCACAGACTTTGTGGTGTTCAGGCCCCCCTGGACAACACCTTGGGCCACATTCATGGCCCCGGTCACCCCACTACATACAGTGTCCTTGGTGCCCGTCAGCACAGTCTTGGTGGTGTCCATGCCAGTCTGGACGGCCCCTTTGGCCACATTCACTGTTCCCGTGAGCCCCGTGGACACAGTGTCTTTGGTGCCCAGGACCACAGACTTCGTGGCGTCCATGCCGGTCTGGACGGCCCCTTTGGCCACATTCACGGCACTGGTCACTCCACTGCAGACGGTGTCCTTGGTGCCCGTGGCGATATTCTGGGTCGTGTTCAGTCCAGTTTGTATGGCCCCTTTGGCCACGTTCATGGAGCCCATGACCCCAGTGGACACTGCATTTTTGGTGCCTGTCAGGACAGCTTTTGAAGTGTCCAGGCCTCCCTGGACAGCCCCTTTGGCCACATTCATGGCCCCGGTCACTCCACTAAAGAGGGTGTCCTTGGTACCCGTCAGCACGGTCTTGGTGGTGTCCACTCCAGTGTGGACAGTCCCTTTggccatgttcactgctccagtgacCCCAGTGCACACTGTGTCTTTGGTGCCGGTCAGCACAGTCTTGCTGGTGTCCACTCCGGTCTGCACAGCCCCCTTGGCCACGTTGACGGCTCCTGTGAGCCCAGTGGACACTGTGTCCTTGGTGCCAGTCAGCACAGTCTTGGTAGTGTCCAGGCCCCCCTGGACAGCCCCTTTGGCCACATTCATGGCCCCAGTCACTCCGCTACATACAGTGTCCTTGGTGCCCATCAGCACGGTCTTGGTGGTGTCCACTCCAGTCTGGACAGTCCCTTTGGCCATGTTCACTGCTCCTGTGAGACCAGTGGACACTGTGTCTTTGGTGCCGGTCAGCACGGTCTTGCTGGTGTCCAGTCCCCCCTGGACTACTCTTTTGGCTACATTCATGGCCCCGGTCACACCACTGCATACGGTGTCCTTGGTGCCGGTCACCATGGTCTTGGTGGTGTCCACCCCAGTCTGGATGGCCCCCTTGGCCACATTTGTGGCCCCAGTGAGCCCAGTGGACACAGTGTCCTTTGCACCCATGACCACAGACTTTGTGGTGTCCAGGCCCCCCTGGACAGTGCCTTTGGCCATGTTCACAGCGCTGGTCACTCCACTGCAGACAGTGTCCTTGGTGCCCATCAGCACATTCTTGGTGGTGTCCACTCCAGTCTGGGCAGTCCCTTTggccatgttcactgctccagtgacCCCAGTGCACACTGTGTCCTTGGTGCCCATCAGCACGGTCTTGGTGGTGTCCACTCCAATCTGGACAGTCCCTTTGGCCATGTTCACTGCTCCTGTGAGTCCAGAGGACACTGTGTCCTTGGTGCCGGTCAGCACAGTCTTGCTGGTGTCCAGTCCCCCCTGGACAACACCTTTGGCCACACTCATGGCCCCGGTCACCCCACTACATACAGTGTCCTTGGTGCCCGTCAGCACAGTCTTGGTGGTGTCCATGCCGGTCTGGACGGCCCCCTTGGCCACATTCACTGCTCCTGTGAGCCCCGTGGACACAGTGTCTTTGGTGCCCAGGACCACAGACTTCGTGGCGTCCATGCCGGTCTGGACGGCCCCTTTGGCCACATTCACGGCACTGGTCACTCCACTGCAGACGGTGTCCTTGGTGCCTGTGGCGATATTCTGGGTCGTGTTCAGTCCAGTTTGTATGGCCCCTTTGGCCACGTTCATGGAGCCCATGACCCCAGTGGACACTGCATTTTTGGTGCCTGTCAGGACAGCTTTTGAAGTGTCCAGGCCCCCCTGGACAGCCCCTTTGGCCACATTCATGGCCCCGGTCACTCCACTAAAGAGGGTGTCCTTGGTACCCGTCAGCACGGTCTTGGTGGTGTCCACTCCAGTGTGGACAGTCCCTTTggccatgttcactgctccagtgacCCCAGTGCACACTGTGTCTTTGGTGCCGATCAGCACAGTCTTGGTGGTGTCCACTCCAGTCTGCACAGCCCCCTTGGCTACATTGACTGCTCCCGTGAGACTAGCGGACACTGTGTCCTTGGTGCCGGTCAGCACAGTCTTGGTAGTGTCCAGTCCCCCCTGGACAGCCCCTTTGGCCACATTCATGGCCCCGGTCACTCCACTAAAGAGGGTGTCCTTGGTACCCGTCAGCACGGTCTTGGTGGTGTCCACTCCAGTCTGCACAGTCCCTTTGGCCACATTGACGGCTCCTGTGAGCCCAGTGGACACTGTGTCCTTGGTGCCGGTCAGCACAGTCTTGGTGGTGTCCACTCCAGTCTGGACAGCCCCCTTGGCCACATTGACTGCTCCCGTGAGACTAGCAGACACTGTGTCCTTGGTGCCGGTCAGCACAGTCTTGCTGGTGTCCAGTCCCCCCTGGACAGCCCCTTTGGCCACATTCATGGCCCCAGTCACTCCGCTACATACAGTGTCCTTGGTGCCCATCAGCACAGTCTTGGTGGTGTCCACTCCAGTCTGGACAGTCCCTTTGGCCACGTTCACTGCTCCTGTGAGACCAGAGGACACTGTGTCTTTAGTGCCGGTCAGCACGGTCTTGGTGGTGTCCACCCCAGTCTGGATGGCCCCCTTGGCCACATTTGCAGCCCCAGTGAGCCCAGTGGACACAGTGTCCTTTGTACCCATGACCACAGACTTTGTGGTGTCCAGGCCCCCCTGGACAGTGCCTTTGGCCATGTTCACAGCGCTGGTCACTCCACTGCAGACAGTGTCCTTGGTGCCCATCAGCACATTCTTGGTGGTGTCCACTCCAGTCTGGGCAGTCCCTTTGGCCACGTTCACTGCCCCAGTGAGCCCACTGGTCACTGTGTCCTTGGTGCCAGTGATCACAGCCTTTGAAGTGTCCAGGCTCCCCTGGACAGCGCCTTTGGCCATGTCCACTGCTCCCATGACCCCACTGGACAGTGCCTCCTTGGTGCCTGTGAGTGCTGACCGAGTGCTGTCCAGGCCTCCCTGAACCACGCCCTTAGCTGCGTCCATCACATTGGCCATCCCAGAAGAGATGGCCCCCTTGGTCCTGGTCATCCTCGAGCATACCAGGTCTTTGGCCCCGGACATCGGCTGACAAGAAAGAGCAAGTGGTCAACCAAGTGGTCAACAGCGGTGCTGCACCCAAACCTCTGTCCTCACCAGCAGGCCAGGAGGGAGGGGCGTGGCCTCCTGGGGAGCAGGGCCCGCCCGCCAGGCCGACACACCTGCCCTTCCTCAGTGTGTGGGCCCTGCACTCCAGGGCAGGCTTCTGAGCCCAGCGTCACCGTGTGCCCAAAGGCCCTTTCCAGCCCCCATTCAACAGAGGGGTGGCCATGGGCCCGACACCTCCTGCACACTTGCCAGGGCCCGGACCTTGGGCCCAGCCACGTCATGACAGCCATGTGTGGCGGTCACCTGTTTGTATTCTCAGGCCGATTTCAAGCCTGGTTTCCCAGCAGCAGTGGGAAGGGCAAATCGCTTTTTAAAGCTTCAACAGACTCAAGGAAAGAGGAGAATCGAGATTTAGAACAGTCAGGACCGGAGCAGAGGCGGCCTTGGGTCTGGATGGCCTGAGTGGGTTTGGGCCTCCAGAGGTCAGATTCTGTAGGCTCCCAGGACACAGGGTGGGCAGCTGGCAGTCTCCACCTCCAGGTGATGCCATGAGCGTGTGCCTTTTAATTCAGCAGGCCTCAAGTGGGGCGGCCGTGCCCTCCAGGACACTCATGGCGTCCGACCAGGTGTCCTGGCCTGGAGGGGTGGAGGCCAGGAAGGCTGCACTGTGGGGAGGGATCTGGGCCCAGATGTCTGCGGGGTAGGGTGAGAGGCTGGAATTCTGTTCTGGACACTTGGCCCTTGCCCACAGGTGGCTCAGGTGCCCACTTTGGCTCTGCAGCAACTGGGCTTGAAACCCAGCTCTGACCTTAGACGAGCCACGGCCACCCTCTGAGCCTGCGCCCTCACCTGAAAATTGGTGATGACAACGACAGCTCCTTCAAGGAGGGTGGAGGAAATGGATCAAGGCACCTGTGACCTCGAACACAGGAGGTAGGTGCTCAGTTAATGCCAGCAGAGGGTGTGGCTTCAGCCGgctgtgttttttgtttgcttttggtaccagggattgaacccagggccgccacatctccagcccttttattttttatttagagacaggtcctcCCTAATCTTAGGGCctcccaaagttgctgaggctggctttgaacttcgatcctcctgcctcaacctcccaagccactgggattacaggtgtggccactgtgccCGGTTGCCAGGTGTGTTTGGACTTGGGCCAAAGAGCCTTAAGGGGTGAGCGCTGTATTTCTTTGCCCTCTGAGGTCCCCAATTCTGGCAGATGAGCAGAGAGGGGGCCATGGAAAGCTCTAGAGTGGGGACATGTGCTGGGTAGAAAATTTGTGTCAGGCTTTGCTGTCCTTTCAGCGTGGCCAGGCCTCAGGACTCTGTACTGCCAGTGGACCCACTTTCCAGGATGGGGTCAAGGCAGCATGGGTCACTGAACTGGTGACTTCCAGCCCGCAGCCTGCCACACCCTGCTGTGTGAACTTGTGCAGTTGGCTTAGCATCTCTGTGCTGCCTTCCCCTGGGGCAGGTGGGAGCACTTAGCCTGCTGAACACTGAGTGGGGTGCTGTTTTGGTTGCACTGCCAGAGTGGAGCCCAGACTTGGAAACAGACCCAGAGGAGAAGGAGCCACATGGATCCCCAAAGCAGGCCCGCAGTGTGTGTGCCTTCTCCCTGTCCTCCGAcagcccaggtggcaggaagGGAACACCCAAGGGCTTCAGGCCAGCCTCTGCCAGCCCCTCACCTTTTCTGAAGGCTGTGGCAGTTCCTCTGTCCCCCTGGGCATCCGTTCTGGTTCTGTGGCCACTATGGGGACAGAAGCTAGTCAGGGAGGGTGTGGGACACAGGTTGGAATCAGCTCCCTGGTGCCTATTGCGTAATAGCCCAGCACAGCTCAAAAGGTCAGGAATGTCCCAGCCATCCAGCCAGGGACAGCAGGAGGTGACATCGACAGTCCTGGGCAGGCTCGGCCACTAACCCGTTGGGGTCTCCCGGCCCCCGGCCGTGCACTGCCCTGGGGCAGCACTTGCTGGGTGGTCTCTGCTGGACCCGGGTGCTTCTCACCCTGAGCACTTGGGCCCACAGAGCCTGGATGGTTGGCAGCCCCTGTCCTGTGCTGGCAGCTGCCAGCTGCCTGTCGGCCGAGGTATGTGAGGCACAAGTCAGCTGCCTGGGGCTCCGGGCCCAGGGCGAGGCACAGCCCTGGTGCTGCCTGGCCCGGGTCCCCTGGGCAGCTGCTCTGGTGTCCCGGGCCTGCCTGGAGCATCCCAGCTGACTCAGGACCAGGAGCCCCCAGGCTGTGGCCCCAGGGCAGCTGCCGCCCTCTGGGAGCCAGGATCCCCGAGAGCACCTGGCCCTCCCGTGGGACACCAGAGGCGGGGGGCGCAGAGCGTGCGGGGGTCCCGCCCCAGCCTGCCGCGTGGGCAGCCCGCTCCCCCTGCTCATGCTCGGCTCCCCGCCCCGTGCTGCATCGAGGACACGGACGTCCTCTGGGGCTGCCTCTGCCTGGGCCCTCGCGGACCCCACCCCCGTCGCCGTCCACTCACCCTGAGCCTGAGGCTGGGTGGCCTCAGGGGCAGGGCTGCCCGAGGGGCTGGCAGCCGGACGGCTCTGTTTGCTGGAGCTGTGGGCGTTGGCCACCAGGTTGCGGGCAGAACTGAAGCCAGGCAGCGAGGCAAAGAAGCTGCCCAGGGTCTGTGGGTGGGGGGCAGCGTGAGCGAGGCCCGGCTCCGCCCGGGACCCTGCTTCCGTCACCATCTCAGCCTCTGCTCCAGTGACCTTGGACGCCTGGGCACCGTGGGCAGACACAGGAGACTGGCCGCCAGCTCGCCAAGGCCACTTCCTGCCTGCTGCCCTTGCACAGACAGGGAcactgaggctggggaggggtgtgGCTCGCCTGGGTCACTTCAGGGGGAAGGCATGGGGTCTGTGTGCCGCCCCCAGCTGGGGACCCCGGGGGAGCTGGCCTCCAGGCTCCTCCCCCGCCATGTGGAGGACCTCTCTCACCCAGGAGCGTGGAGGTCGCCACCGAGGCTCTGGGGTCTCGGGGCCAGGCGGGCTGCGCCCTGTCCCTCTCCTCCTTTACCTTGCCCTTGGGCTTGGGGGGATCCCGGCTCCCTTCCTCCGCAGCAGACATGGTGACGGTCTCCGCAGCTGGAAGGGGCAGAGAAGGGGCGTGAGGGGTGCTCAGGGTCATGCCATCCTGCGGGAGGTCCAGCAGCCCTGATGCCCGCCTGCCCGCCTgggtggcagggaggggaggcTGCTTACCTAGCTGCTCAAGGCTCCCGCAGGGCGATGGGGCTGCAGCTGGCAGCTCCCTGTGCCTCCGGTTCCCAGGCCTTATAGGGTCTGGGGCGGGCGCAGGCTGGGCCAGCAGAGGCGGGCGGCCAGTGGGGCTGGGGGGCGGGGCGGTCACGTGCCCGCCTGTTGGGCCCAGCGTGGGCTCAGGGCCCAGCACCTTTCCCCTGCTCCCGGCGCAGGGCCAGGACTCTGCCCGTGCACGCCCCCCCCCAGCCCCGTCAAGTGCCTCAGGGGCCCTGGACTCCCCTGCTGGGCCCCAGGGAGCTGGCCCGCTTGCCCTCTGCCTCCGTGTCCCATCTGTAAGATGGGCGCCATTCAGATGTTGCCCCCCTGGATGCCTTGGCTAGTTACCATCTTCCTGCctggccccagcctcctcccctcccgcAGGCGACCTCCCTacttttcttctcccctcccctcactcctctgATCCAGCCACACAGGCTCCTGGCAGTGAATACGGCACACCAGGTGCgatcctgccccaggacctttgcacagcTGTGCCCTCTGCCTGCATACCCTCCTGGACGCCCACATGGCTGCCTCCATCCCTCGCCTCTGCCAGACCTGTTTGGCTCTCCGTCATGCACCAGCACCCAGAGCAGGGCCTGGCGCACACTCGGCACTTGGGAAACTTGGCTAAACGTGTCCATGGGGTGGCGCTGAGTGGGAAGCGAGGTCACCTGTGACCTCTCCCCCCAGTGCTGCACTCCACAAACACTGGCTCAAAGGAGCAGGGGTGTCCTGATGAGGGAAGGGCTGTGCCCCTTTCTAGAAAGGATCTGTGTCAAAACACAGACCAAGATGGAGCAGCGCGGAGAGGGAGGTGCCCTAGGCGCGACAGTCGGCCTAGTTGGCTGGACCCATCCCAGGGAGACTCCCTAGAGGAGGTGTCCTGGGCCTGAGGCCACAGGGCCAGGAAGTGTAGAGAGAGGACTGTCTCAGGTGCCGCGTGCCAAGTGGGCCACAGGTGGACCCAGTGGGCCCTCCCTGGGCGCGTACCCTGCCTGTAGCCCGGACGGGGATCCCAACTACGGGGGTGAGGGGCACATCCGGTCTGCCCTGGGCCCTgagctgggagtggggagggttCAGCCTCTGGGCCTGTGATCCCAGGCCGTCCCCTTGGGGTCGTCACCACGTTTGCCAGACAGTCGGGGAACAGAGAGGGTGTGCCCCCTGGTCTCCTAGGGAGGCGTGTGCTTCCCAAGGGTGGCAGGAAGATCCTGGCGTGCCTCCCCTTTCCCGTGAGAGGAAGTCAGCAAAGTGAACACCCAGCCATGCCTGCCCTCCTCTGCCACAGCCCCCAAGGCCTTGCCCTGCCTGCCCGGTCCCCTTGCTggctccccttccccctcctccatgGGGCTCCTTGCTGCTCCTCCAAACGCCAGGCTTGCTCCAGCCCCAGGCCCTTTGGCTGCCTCCAGGCCACCTTTCCCCAAATCCCTCACCTCCTGACACCACCTCCTCAGGGCGGCCTCCTGGGCTCCCACTGAAACCACTCGGCCCTCTGcactgcccctccctccccttcctttcaTTTGTCCCATAAATTAACACTAAAATAACGTTCTCCTGCCCTGTTAGCTGCCTCCCATACGAGGACCTAGAGGACATAACGCTGTGTCCCTAAGAGAGAGCTGCCTGGCACACAGTCGGTGCTCAATAAGTGCTTGTTGAAGGAACCAGCAAGCAAGTGCATGAGTCTTTACTAGGATTCGGTTCAGCTGCCACCCCCCCCAAGGCCACCTCCCAGAGAGCGGCACACCAAGGTAGGGCATCACTTGCCCATGTAGCCGGAGGCACGGTTGGGACCCAGCCTACCCCAGGGCACCTTGACCGTTCTCTGACCCTCCCATCCGTGCACCCAAAGTGATTCCCTCTGTCATGCCTTTGCCAGGACTGGCCCCGCTGCCAAATGCCCTTCCGGACACCCTGGCACCACGCGTGGCCCTGCAGCACCGCAGcctgtgtgggaggagcctggGCCAGGGGAAGGAAAGGGCTCTCAGGCTGGGCTGTGGGGGGCAGGAGGGCTACCCGCTGGGTGCAGcctgggaaggcttcctggaggaggcgcgGGCTGGGGCTTCGTGATGGGTGAGATGGCAGGGGGTGGAAGGGCATCTAGCAGGCGGGCACAGCTGCCCCTGTGGCCTGGAGGCAGGAACAGCACAATATTGGGACACAGCGGGAGGATGAAGCTGGATAGTGGGTCTGAGGGTGCCAGGGAGCCATGGAGATtccagagcagaggagggaggccAATCTGGCATGTGGAAAGTGGCCAGGGCTCCCAGAGCCATCCTCTGGATGGGTCCCAGGGAAGCCAGGGGGCATCCTGATCTCACCACGCCACATGGTGCTTTCCCCACACCCTGCCCAGCCACGGGGGAGCCAGAGGGGCAGCCAGGAATGTGGTCAGGTGATGGGAGGGCCCCCAAGCCTGGCAGCAGCCTTGCCCCACCTTCCTCCCCCAGCCCACCCGCGCAGCTGGAGGGACACAGCCACCCAGCCCTGCAGGTCTGGGGGTGAGCAGGAGGGCTACTCCTCATCGactcccttcccttcctgtcttGCCCTGTGGTTTCCAAAACATTCATTTATACTAAGGTGAGCATGGCTTCCCCTCCAGGCAGATGCAACTGAGGGTCAGCACTGGGCGCGGGCCACTGAGCACCGGCACACAGGGACCACATTCCTCTGGAATGCTGACTTGGAACTCGCCCACCCGAGTCCTGGGTCGCATTCCTCTGAGGCCCCAGCGCCCTGGTTCTGAGACCTATCTGGCAGGTACAGAGGCCGTGGACCTTTGGACAAGCGACTGTCTTTATTCTGGAGAGCAAACGACATAGCACATAGGTCTGGTGGGCTGAGCAGGCCCTGTTGGTATCTCTGGTGGACCCCTCAGTCTGATTGCCAGTCTGGGGGGCTCGGGCTTCCTTTAAAGCCTTACAGACGCCACTGGGCAGACGGTGCGCTTCTCGGGGCATTGTGATCCGGGCCGGGGCAGGGAACTGATAAGGAGCTACAGGCGCCTGAGTGGCTTTGAGGCCCCGCCATGCCCTGTGTCTAGGGAAGAGTGCGAGGGCCCGCTGTGCCGAAGGTGGCCAAGGTCCCGGCCAAGGTCCCAGCCTAGGCCCGGCTGGGCAAGGCCGTCAGTGCTGGTGCGcggccaccagggggcagcagagagccGGGCGCGCAGGGCGGACCGCGGGCTGCTGGGGTTAGAAGTCCAGCTCCGGCATCAGCGTGTGCCTGACCGGGCGGCTGGGGGCCTCGGGCTCCGCCGCGCCAGTGTCCCCGGGGAGGCACGTCCCGTCACCGTGCTCAGCCTGCCAGGCTCTCTGCTGGGCGGGCCAGTCCATGTGCGCCCAGCGCGGGTCGGGGTCCCCCACCACCTCGTCCACCCAGTCCTCCAGGCCAAGCAGGGGCTCGGAGCGCTCCACCAGGATGGGCGCGAAGGGCCCCACGAGCCAGGGCAGCGGCACCGCCTGCACCACCAGCTCCAGCAGCTCGTCCACGCAGGCGTGGGCCCTGGCCACGCGGCCCCGGCCCTCAGCCAGCGCGGCCGCCGGCACGTCCCCGAAGGAGCGGGCGTCGGCGAAGGCGGCCTGCAGGGCGTCCACGCTGCGCCGCACCTCCGCTACTTTTTCTTGCGCGCCGGCCGGCAGGCCCCGCACGCTGGCCTCCAGCGCCTCCACCGTGCTCTGCAGCTCCAGGGTCAGGCCGCGCGACAGCACCAGGGTCTCCAGCTCCGCCTGTGGAGGGCGGGGCCTCAGGTGCCTGGCCACGCCCAGGGCGCGGACCCGGGCCCTCCGCGGACCTAGGTTGCGACTGGGGACTTCCGTCTCCCGGTGCAGACACACGGGCTACTGAGACCCCGCTCCGCCTCCCTTTCTCACTTGGACGCACAGTAGGGCCGCTGCCCTGCCTTGGTTTCCCCCAGGGCCCCCGAACAGCTGACCTCAACCTTGGTTTAGGCAGCTCAGGACTGGCTCCTGGCCGCCCACGAGGTTCCAGAACCCCATGTTCGCGCTCCCTCCCAGCCTCGCCAGCAGCCCCAGCTGTCCCCCACGCCGCCTGCCCCATCTCCTCACCTGGCTGCGTCTGCGCCCGTTCTCCAGGGCACACTGGCCCTGCCACAGCTCGGTCGCCTTCTCAGGCTGGGCCGCGGCGGTGGGGCTGGCCCCGCACTGCATGCGGTGGATCTGCAGGAAGGACGGAGGTCGGGCTGGAGGATCCGGGCGGGGGCTCGAAGACCACTCCAGCCTGGATGGTCTCAACCAGCAGTGAGCACCTCCTTCCAGAGCTGTGGACCCCACCTGGCCAcctgccctcctctgccctcGCCGCCCCTCAGGACTGGGGGTCCCCTGCAGCTCCACATCACTGCACGGCCGCTGCGCATGCTGGCACATGATATGATGTCCACCCATGCTCCTGCCTCGTCACCCCAGTCTCCATCTAGAAGATGCCCTCCTGggaccttcctcctcccctcctggctGGGCAGACCCCCTCCAGGTTCCAAGCACACATCATGGCCTGGGGGGCACAGGCCTCCCCGAGGGCAGCTGGAGACCGACATCTCCACAGAGGCCCAGCTGCACATGGGCCAGCACGAGGTAGCGTGAGTCCCAGCATGCTGGTCCCGGGGTCCACCCAGCCCTGCAAGGAAAACCGCGAACGGAGGTGAAGGTGGTCCAGGTATACGTGGGTGTATCACTCAGCCTTTAAAAGGAAGCGCCTGGAGGACAGCGTGCTGAGGGACACCAGCCAGACGCAGAAGGACACCGCGGGGCCACGCTCAGGACAGGAGTGGAGCCTCCGGTCCAGACGCAGGAGGCGGCCTGGTGGGACCGTGCTCAGGCTGGGCAGAGGAGGGCGCGCTGGGGTGCCCCGCCCTGTGCCCGTGCTTCCTGCTGCCCGCCCGGCTGGCTCCCTGGTGAGCACTGGGAAGGCCTTCCTGTGTCAGCCGCGGTCCGCAGCAAGGCCTGGCCCACAGCTGGCGCTCGGCAAACAGCACTGAGTGGCTGAGCGGGGCAGTCCCTGTCCTCATGAGCTATCGGAGTGGAGGGGCAGATGCCCAAACCAAGTGAATGAAGAGGCAGACGCCTCTTATCCAGAGCAAGGTGTGCCAAGACGGAAAGCGAAGAGTGCCAGGCAGAGGGCACAGCTGTGcaagggccctggggcaggaggagcctGCCGTGTTGGCTGGAGCAGAGGGAGCCAGGGGCAGAGGGGGGCAGGGGACCGGGCAGGTCGCACAAGGCTTGTGGGCCACAGGGAGGACCCCAAAGGAGGTGGGAGCCATGGAGGGCttggggcagaggagggagggacctGACATGGGTGCTCACAGGTGCCCTCTGGTGGCTGCTGTGGGGAGGACAGACTGTCAGTGAGGTAGGCGCTCAGGAGCCAGGTGAGTCTGGAGGGAGCTGGGCCAGGCCGGAGGTGGAGGAAGCAGAAGCCAGTGGCTGGGGTGACCCCGCACTTGGCCTCAGTCTGGCTGATGTGTTGGATCTGGGAGGGGAAGAGGGGGCCTGGGATCTCCCAAGTGGTGTCCTGAGCCCCTGGGAGGTTGGAGCCACCCGCAGCTGAGACGGTGACAGAAATGCAAGCGAGCAGGCATTcctcaggggaggggaggaggcggaGCGACCTGAGGCTCGGCCCTCCCTTCTGACCTGCCCAGCTCCCCTCCTCAGGGCGCCCAGGTCCTGGACACACAGCTGCCTGCTCTCAGACACGCCCGGGGCCAGATGCTCGGCGTGTGCTTGCCGTGGGCACGGCGGCGGGGGAGCAGGTGGAGAGCTCTCACCAGCTCCAGGGTCTCCTGCAGCTGGGCCAGCGTGTCCTGGGCACGGTGTctgctctgcctcagtttccccagagAGTGCTCATAGGCCAGGTGGCGGATCTTCGCAGACAGGGAGCCCAGACGCACGAAGTAGCCCCGTTGTCTCCTCTGATCCTCCACGGAGCCCACGTCGGGGCTCTGGGCCTCAGCTGCCAGCGCCGCTAGAAGATGGGACCGGGTCTGGGGTCAGCCCGGCCACTTCCAGGTAGACAAGCCCAGGGCTCCCAAATGTGCAGGGTCCTCCTATCCCCAACCCACCCTCCTCACGGCCCCGTGAGGGAGGCACTGTTTCCAGCCCCACTTTGCAGCCGAGGGCAGGGGCAGCCCACCACAGGCCCCGGCCCGCTGCCCCAGCCCGCCCGGCACAGCCTCCGAGCAGGCCGCAGCCCAGCACAGGGGCTGCAGCGAGGGCCTCGCTGCCTTCTTCCAAAGGGCTCCGTCAGCCCTCTGCTAGTGCTAGAAGGGAGGACTCGGGAAGAACCGCCCCAGGTAGCAACACCGAATGCCGCAGGCAAGATAGGAAGCAGGGTCAGGGCCCGGGGACCGTCCAGGGGCCGGCGCTGTCAGCCGCGCTTTGTTTCTCCAGACGAGGCAGAAACCAGGACCGGCAGTGCACCCTGCCTGGTGGATGCACGGAATGACTGACATATTTGAAAAACGGTGCAAAGCCATATAAACCAGTTCCGAGGGTCACGGTTCAAGAGCGCGGTCCTCAGGTCTGCAAGCCCTAGATGCCCCACTGAGGTCTGGTGGACTGACTGCAGAGGGATGCAGGCCGAGGGGCCGCTGGAGTGGACTGGGAGCTCAGGCTTGGTTCCAGTTTCCTGCTAACCCAGTGTGTGTCCTTGGGCAGGTCCCAGACCTCTCTGATCTGGACGCTGTGGCAGAAAGGCTCAGGTGTGGCCTCACCGAGCTCCTCCTCCGTCATGGGCAGGAAGTGGTCCACTAGCTCCTCTGACTTGTCCAGCACAACGTCCACGGCATGGCTCACGGAGCGCTTCAGCTCCACGCTCCAGCGTCGGCTCCGCCGTGCCAGATCCACCACGCCTGTGACGCTGCTGGCCACTGCGTCCTTGGCTGAGGTCACCACCTGGCGGGAGGGGCCCCACTGCAGGCGCTGGTCTCTGACTGTGCCCCCCACCCCGCTCCCTGGGGCCAGGACTCGGAGACCTGGACTCCTGCggcgtgcctcagtttcccctctataAAGTGGGGCGATAAGACCCTTGCCCCTCAGGGGTGGTTGAGGGCGGTCGCCGAGTACGTTGTATGTTTGTGCTGA from Sciurus carolinensis chromosome 17, mSciCar1.2, whole genome shotgun sequence encodes the following:
- the Plin4 gene encoding perilipin-4 isoform X5, which gives rise to MPRGTEELPQPSEKPMSGAKDLVCSRMTRTKGAISSGMANVMDAAKGVVQGGLDSTRSALTGTKEALSSGVMGAVDMAKGAVQGSLDTSKAVITGTKDTVTSGLTGAVNVAKGTAQTGVDTTKNVLMGTKDTVCSGVTSAVNMAKGTVQGGLDTTKSVVMGTKDTVSTGLTGAANVAKGAIQTGVDTTKTVLTGTKDTVSSGLTGAVNVAKGTVQTGVDTTKTVLMGTKDTVCSGVTGAMNVAKGAVQGGLDTSKTVLTGTKDTVSASLTGAVNVAKGAVQTGVDTTKTVLTGTKDTVSTGLTGAVNVAKGTVQTGVDTTKTVLTGTKDTLFSGVTGAMNVAKGAVQGGLDTTKTVLTGTKDTVSASLTGAVNVAKGAVQTGVDTTKTVLIGTKDTVCTGVTGAVNMAKGTVHTGVDTTKTVLTGTKDTLFSGVTGAMNVAKGAVQGGLDTSKAVLTGTKNAVSTGVMGSMNVAKGAIQTGLNTTQNIATGTKDTVCSGVTSAVNVAKGAVQTGMDATKSVVLGTKDTVSTGLTGAVNVAKGAVQTGMDTTKTVLTGTKDTVCSGVTGAMSVAKGVVQGGLDTSKTVLTGTKDTVSSGLTGAVNMAKGTVQIGVDTTKTVLMGTKDTVCTGVTGAVNMAKGTAQTGVDTTKNVLMGTKDTVCSGVTSAVNMAKGTVQGGLDTTKSVVMGAKDTVSTGLTGATNVAKGAIQTGVDTTKTMVTGTKDTVCSGVTGAMNVAKRVVQGGLDTSKTVLTGTKDTVSTGLTGAVNMAKGTVQTGVDTTKTVLMGTKDTVCSGVTGAMNVAKGAVQGGLDTTKTVLTGTKDTVSTGLTGAVNVAKGAVQTGVDTSKTVLTGTKDTVCTGVTGAVNMAKGTVHTGVDTTKTVLTGTKDTLFSGVTGAMNVAKGAVQGGLDTSKAVLTGTKNAVSTGVMGSMNVAKGAIQTGLNTTQNIATGTKDTVCSGVTSAVNVAKGAVQTGMDATKSVVLGTKDTVSTGLTGTVNVAKGAVQTGMDTTKTVLTGTKDTVCSGVTGAMNVAQGVVQGGLNTTKSVVMGAKDTVSTGFTGAANVAKGAIQTGVDTTKTMVTGTKDAVSSGLTGAANVAKGTVQTGVDTTKTMLMGTKDTLCVGVSGAINVAKGAVQGGLDTSKAILTGTKDAVSSGLTGAANVAKGTVQTGMNIAKSMLPGTDTVCGEVTGTVNMAPGAVQGTLDISTKEATAAGPARAGDMASGAAHARPSSTRNYFPGAQDTRWATDTGREQTAPAPTEALSSGISNLPGPLGAGWEPAGEATSATKGLAPGAVLTHGALSEAAGPQMASVVQEGTTGFAALRDELEGLGEIFQPMNPEEQAQLAASQPGPQVLSADQGSYFVRLGDLAPGFRQRAFEHALSHLQHSQFQARDALAQLQDSFQVIEKAMQARQEKLCLDQGSSARAEDVGPQEAQDAAALSRVCTLLRQLHTASSGLASSLQGLPAGLQQQVGRVRHSLCELYGIVSSAGSVGELPAERLAQSRAGMSQAWRGLDQLLDGLQHSPPLGWLVGPFTLAPGGQP